From the genome of Mycteria americana isolate JAX WOST 10 ecotype Jacksonville Zoo and Gardens chromosome 12, USCA_MyAme_1.0, whole genome shotgun sequence, one region includes:
- the REXO5 gene encoding RNA exonuclease 5: MAKAVCVNGYKRPAGAGEDAGAWQAARKRRKADGGGRGPEEKSSRLSATLFGEDCEISHDQLYELLKYAALGKCHNAAQPSWCRIYHQSHLAGVVVIVLHEMSQLHFYKFYLQFKHLRKMFRHRFTLTPSANFLDSLYGEGANLKPQNTAQGLTSASHECVPKSSDLQCDPIIRKYGGKKRGLTSYLLTLEEQKKNYYPIKGSPGCKGYIYTECDQQRTDSSPLFGLDCEMCLTAKGNEVTRVSLVDAQGQCLLNELVKPESTVVNYRTRFSGITKKMLLPVKTRLPDIQTRLKKMLPHDAVLVGHSLNADLQALEMIHPSVIDTSLLFARNEGRRFKLKFLAKAVLGKEIQCEQKFGHDPTEDARAALELAQFFIEQGPAKVAELNLEMLLTSEKLAEVSQNKAALQPQGCRVQKQLNEPPRLSKPCFLDCLQVTGQKPLLLGRQELDSSGLCQSNLSTSNKQILQRALEDVPLSTFSIIQFSLGPEYIASHLLAGLCEKVRSKLTDMLTIYAGPFEESFCLKSVKKEFGRCGPIRSLTVVTETYQPYVCIQYEVLEAAQLAVESLNGAEVAGSCIKVQRPVTAATLDCDVLIKELELDVENEGVIYVAGLKKSLTETDLQEEFSQLKDLETLFLPKDIQSGKHRTCCFLKFQKSQSAVDALEVINGWTVKGSKLRSRNALASGHLWRWIWQMNHSNGKQGGNILYEKMEQLSESEQDLRQKVKKLDHHLKKLYRSLQNNTLCVVLFPGVNSMHGSQSGLGLMGIKDDRGRSAC, encoded by the exons ATGGCGAAGGCTGTCTGCGTAAACGGGTACAAAAGGCCCGCCGGAGCGGGTGAGGACGCGGGGGCATGGCAGGCGGCTCGGAAGAGGAGGAAGGCGgatggcggcggccggggccccgAG GAAAAGTCATCTCGCTTGTCAGCAACTTTATTTGGTGAGGACTGCGAAATCAGCCATGACCAGCTGTATGAGTTGTTAAAGTATGCAGCTTTGGGAAAATGCCACAATGCAGCACAACCCAG ctgGTGCCGTATTTATCACCAAAGCCACCTGGCTGGGGTTGTGGTTATTGTTCTACATGAAATGAGCCAACTCCATTTCTACAAATTCTATTTGCAGTTCAAACACCTCAGAAAAATGTTCCGGCAT AGATTCACATTAACACCTTCCGCCAACTTCCTAGACAGCCTGTATGGAGAAGGAGCAAACCTGAAACCTCAAAACACTGCACAAG GTTTGACTTCTGCTAGCCATGAATGTGTTCCTAAAAGCTCAGACTTGCAATGTGATCCCATTATTCGGAAATACGGAGGAAAAAAACGAGGCCTTACTAGCTATCTTCTAACtttagaagagcagaaaaaaaattactatccCATAAAAG GGTCCCCTGGATGTAAGGGCTATATATATACAGAGTGTGATCAGCAGAGGACGGACAGCAGCCCCCTCTTTGGTCTGGATTgtgaaatg TGCCTGACTGCAAAAGGGAACGAAGTCACTCGTGTCTCTTTGGTGGATGCACAAGGTCAATGCCTCTTGAATGAACTAGTCAAACCTGAAAGCACAGTAGTGAACTACCGTACCAG ATTCTCAGGAAtcacaaagaaaatgcttcttccagTGAAAACAAGACTCCCAGACATCCAAACCAGACTAAAAAAAATGCTTCCCCATGATGCAGTATTGGTGGGTCATTCTTTAAATGCTGATCTTCAGGCTTTGGAA atgaTCCATCCCAGTGTTATTGATACTTCATTGCTTTTTGCCAGAAATGAAGGTCGAAGATTTAAGCTGAAATTTCTAGCCAAAGCTGTTTTAGG GAAGGAGATTCAGTGTGAACAGAAGTTTGGGCATGATCCTACAGAAGATGCTAGAGCTGCATTGGAATTGGCTCAATTCTTTATTGAGCAGGGACCAGCAAAG GTAGCAGAACTAAACTTGGAGATGCTTCTGACAAGCGAAAAACTGGCTGAAGTCTCACAGAACAAAGCTGCGTTACAGCCACAAGGATGTAGGGTCCAGAAACAGTTGAATGAGCCTCCACGTTTATCCAAACCATG TTTTTTAGACTGCTTGCAGGTGACTGGCCAGAAACCCCTCCTTTTGGGCAGACAGGAACTAGACTCTTCTGGCCTGTGTCAGAGTAACCTGAGCACTTCAAACAAACAG attcTTCAGAGAGCCTTAGAAGATGTTCCCCTTTCCACATTCAGTATCATTCAGTTCAGTTTGGGTCCAGAGTACATTGCATCTCACCTTCTTGCTGGACTTTGTGAAAAG GTGAGAAGCAAGCTGACTGACATGCTGACAATTTACGCAGGTCCTTTTGAAGAAAGCTTTTGCCTGAAGTCTGTGAAAAAAGAATTTGGGAGGTGTGGACCAATCCGATCTCTTACAGTGGTAACTGAAACATACCAG CCCTATGTCTGTATCCAATACGAAGTGCTGGAAGCTGCCCAGCTTGCTGTGGAAAGCCTAAATGGAGCTGAGGTAGCAGGATCCTGCATTAAG GTCCAGAGACCTGTCACTGCAGCAACACTGGACTGTGATGTTTTGATAAAGGAACTAGAACTGGATGTAGAAAACGAAGGTGTGATTTATGTGGCGGGTCTAAAGAAGTCATTAACAGAGACAGACTTACAAGAAGAATTCAGCCAATTGAAAGACCTGGAAACATTGTTCCTGCCAAAGGATATCCAGAGTGGAAAGCACAGGACCTGCTGTTTCCTCA aATTCCAGAAATCACAGAGTGCCGTGGATGCCCTTGAAGTTATAAATGGATGGACCGTGAAGGGCAGCAAACTAAGAAGTAGGAACGCTCTTGCTTCAGGTCACCTCTGGAGATGGATTTGGCAAATGAATCACAGCAATGGGAAGCAAGGAGGAAACATCTTATATGAGAAAATGGAGCAACTATCTGAGTCT GAGCAGGATCTAAGGCAAAAGGTGAAGAAGTTAGACCACCATCTCAAAAAGCTTTATAGAAGTCTGCAGAATAACACCCTGTGCGTTGTTCTGTTTCCTGGTGTGAACAG CATGCATGGATCACAGTCTGGCCTTGGTCTGATGGGAATAAAAGATGACAGAGGGAGGAGTGCTTGTTAA
- the ERI2 gene encoding LOW QUALITY PROTEIN: ERI1 exoribonuclease 2 (The sequence of the model RefSeq protein was modified relative to this genomic sequence to represent the inferred CDS: deleted 1 base in 1 codon), whose translation MAAAAPRPLRGGRRPPGAEGGDGHQGPGQVRAAGPAVLLNTSTGETESEFHTYVQPQEHPVLSEFCTELTGLTQQPLCFACTKTLLAQSVSLCFLSSSTGRYYYVDEWDFGVCLQYECKRKQPRKPDTLNSWIDLKAACRAHPKNNLISRTLTINFTDKTPLGSNSRPETSRDGTCETNSLDEKNHHGIAGIKINSNVQTEEQQTTCTDSSADVHAVPSSSSRTELHAQAQSSLAASTDKFLVPLEQAQQSHSTVSTGIRQGLSNGQPLSTARYSPPVHGSGLVLVSTTISSVNISNEDISTSSDCLSLLTDGEGVALIPESQYEQNSECDKFKDDSSTDILTVFEEKTISKQLAVMRSDNQSLEETVVPVEPLKSIIYKSPDTTIYNVGTVQRQTSNFSAFKLPSAMVNAISALSALAGNCSAPSEVPKRKPASPKTFPPAKKQSFAICQEKTTSFDHSLSLRSSNLSKASPAILNFTVNLNQSVRAVKNGKPTPPLSNCGRRAKKLYVSKAGPNHGKAFFCCPVGKHEGNKKGCGYFKWEYALLKEKSNGLTLNADALTSLGTYASNLRNSSNKKYLCLRPCMRT comes from the exons ATGGCCGCCGCGGCGCCCAGGCCGCTCCGGGGTGgtcgccgcccgcccggggccgaGGGCGGAGATGGCCACCAAGGGCCTGGCCAGGTGCGGGCCGCGGGGCCAG CAGTCCTGTTAAACACTTCAACAGGAGAGACTGAATCTGAATTCCACACTTATGTCCAGCCACAGGAGCATCCTGTTCTCTCTGAATTTTGTACAGAGCTAACTGGCTTAACCCAG CAACCCTTGTGCTTTGCATGTACAAAGACTTTGTTAGCACAGTCTGTTAGCCTATGCTTCCTGTCCAGCAGTACAGGACGCTACTATTATGTTGATG aatggGACTTTGGTGTGTGTTTGCAGTATGAGTGTAAAAGGAAGCAGCCACGAAAACCTGACACTTTAAATTCCTGGATTGATCTCAAAGCAGCATGCAGG GCACATCCgaagaataatttaatttccagaaCACTGACTATAAACTTCACTGACAAGACTCCACTGGGAAGTAACAGCAGACCTGAAACATCTAGAGACGGAACTTGCGAAACAAACTCTCTGGATGAGAAAAACCACCATGGTATTGCTGGAATTAAGATAAATTCTAATGTACAAACTGAAGAACAACAGACCACTTGCACTGATTCCTCTGCAGATGTCCACGCTGTACCTAGCAGCAGCTCAAGGACTGAGTTACATGCTCAAGCCCAAAGCTCTTTAGCAGCATCTACTGACAAATTTCTTGTTCCTCTTGAGCAGGCACAGCAATCTCACAGTACTGTATCAACAGGCATTCGGCAAGGATTGAGCAATGGACAACCTCTGAGTACAGCCAGATATAGTCCTCCAGTACATGGATCAGGACTAGTGCTCGTCTCCACTACCATCTCTTCAGTTAATATCTCCAATGAGGATATCAGTACTAGTTCTGATTGCTTATCTCTGTTGACTGACGGGGAAGGTGTCGCTTTAATACCAGAATCTCAGTATGAACAAAATTCAGAATGTGATAAATTCAAAGATGACTCAAGTACAGACATTTTAACAGTGTTTGAagagaaaacaatttcaaaacaattgGCTGTGATGCGTTCAGACAATCAAAGTTTGGAGGAAACTGTAGTACCTGTGGAACCTCTGAAATCTATCATTTACAAAAGTCCTGATACTACTATCTATAATGTAGGAACAGTACAAAGGCAGACTTcaaatttttcagcttttaagcTACCATCTGCAATGGTAAATGCTATTTCAGCACTATCAGCATTAGCTGGAAATTGTTCTGCTCCTTCAGAGGTCCCTAAAAGAAAGCCAGCTAGTCCAAAAACATTCCCACCAGCAAAAAAACAGTCTTTTGCTATATGTCAAGAGAAAACCACATCTTTTGATCATTCCTTATCTTTAAGAAGTTCAAATTTGTCCAAAGCATCTCCTGCCATTCTGAACTTCACAGTCAATTTGAATCAGTCTGTAAGAGCtgtgaaaaatggaaaaccaaCTCCCCCTCTGAGTAACTGTGGTCGAAGAGCT AAAAAGCTGTATGTGTCAAAAGCTGGTCCAAATCAtggcaaagcatttttttgttgtcCTGTTGGCAAGCATGAAGGTAATAAGAAAGGTTGTGGATACTTCAAGTGGGAATATGCGCTTCTAAAAGAGAAATCTAATGGTCTCACCCTGAATGCAGATGCTTTGACCTCTCTTGGAACTTATGCCAGTAATTTAAGAAATTCTtccaacaaaaaatatttgtgtcttaGACCCTGTATGAGAACTTGa